From one Deinococcus detaillensis genomic stretch:
- the guaB gene encoding IMP dehydrogenase yields the protein MEDRFAYKFGREGITFDDVLLLPRHSLVLPRDVSVQTQLTRRIRLNIPFLSAAMDTVTETAMAIAMAREGGIGVIHKNMPIDAQAEMVRKVKRSESGMIVDPITLPPTASVREADRMMAEYKISGVPITDTEGKLLGIITNRDMRFIDNLDQPIGNVMTRENLVTVAVGTDLEEARELFKRNRIEKLLVTEGEYLRGLITIKDIEKTVKYPVAAKDDLGRLRVAAAIGVSADLMDRAAALVGAGADVLVLDSAHGHSQGILSALEQIKTRFDVDVIAGNIATKEGTKALIDAGADAVKAGIGPGSICTTRIVTGVGVPQITAIFEAAEAAREAGIPVIADGGIKQTGDAAKAIAAGASAVMMGSMLAGTDEAPGEVVLRDGRRYKSYRGMGSLGAMDQGSADRYFQDKNSQEKGSKKFVPEGIEGIVAYRGTAGEVVYQFVGGLRSSMGYCGAPDLESLRRDAQFVRISSASLIESHPHGVTITQEAPNYSQ from the coding sequence ATGGAAGACCGCTTCGCTTATAAATTTGGCCGAGAAGGCATCACCTTCGACGACGTGCTGCTGCTGCCCCGGCACTCGCTGGTGTTGCCGCGCGACGTGAGTGTGCAGACCCAGCTCACCCGCCGTATCCGCCTCAACATTCCCTTTTTGTCGGCAGCGATGGATACCGTCACCGAAACGGCGATGGCCATAGCAATGGCCCGCGAGGGCGGGATCGGCGTGATTCACAAAAACATGCCGATTGACGCGCAGGCCGAGATGGTCCGCAAAGTCAAACGCAGCGAAAGCGGCATGATCGTCGACCCGATCACCCTGCCGCCCACCGCCAGCGTGCGCGAGGCCGACCGGATGATGGCCGAATACAAGATCAGCGGCGTGCCGATCACCGACACCGAGGGCAAGCTGCTGGGCATCATCACCAACCGCGACATGCGCTTTATAGACAACCTCGACCAGCCAATCGGCAACGTGATGACCCGTGAAAACCTGGTGACGGTGGCGGTGGGCACCGACCTCGAAGAAGCCCGCGAACTGTTCAAACGCAACCGCATCGAGAAATTGCTGGTCACTGAGGGCGAGTATCTGCGCGGCCTGATCACCATCAAGGACATCGAGAAAACCGTCAAGTACCCTGTTGCAGCCAAAGACGACTTGGGCCGCCTGCGGGTCGCCGCCGCCATCGGGGTCAGTGCCGACTTGATGGACCGGGCCGCCGCGCTGGTGGGGGCCGGAGCCGACGTGCTGGTGCTCGACAGCGCCCACGGCCACTCGCAAGGCATTCTCAGCGCCTTAGAGCAAATCAAAACCCGCTTTGACGTGGACGTGATCGCGGGCAATATTGCCACCAAGGAAGGCACCAAGGCCTTGATCGACGCCGGAGCGGACGCAGTCAAGGCCGGGATTGGGCCGGGGTCAATCTGTACCACCCGCATCGTCACCGGCGTGGGCGTGCCGCAGATCACCGCTATTTTTGAGGCCGCCGAGGCCGCCCGCGAAGCAGGCATCCCGGTAATCGCCGACGGCGGCATCAAGCAAACTGGCGACGCGGCCAAAGCCATTGCCGCCGGAGCGAGCGCCGTGATGATGGGCAGTATGCTCGCCGGCACCGACGAAGCGCCGGGCGAAGTGGTCTTGCGCGACGGCAGGCGCTACAAAAGCTACCGGGGCATGGGCAGCTTGGGCGCAATGGATCAGGGCAGCGCGGACCGCTATTTTCAGGATAAAAACAGTCAAGAGAAGGGTAGCAAGAAGTTCGTTCCCGAGGGCATCGAGGGAATTGTGGCCTACCGGGGCACGGCGGGCGAAGTGGTGTACCAATTTGTTGGCGGCCTCAGAAGCAGCATGGGCTACTGCGGCGCACCCGACTTGGAGAGCCTGCGCCGGGACGCTCAGTTCGTGCGAATCAGCTCTGCCAGCTTGATCGAGAGCCACCCGCACGGCGTGACGATTACGCAAGAAGCCCCGAATTACAGCCAGTAA
- a CDS encoding HNH endonuclease, with protein sequence MPYRKQSYNRYYSKRVSRDVSREKTTNTRSLSLGIAGEFKIIEAKSRLVQQNGKCYYCGRKLSWYTRNHRADHKAIVEHYIPLSKGGRNHISNVVISCTSCNLSKSTKTGSEYMENRKRLGLKSYMPFHFSGSSADLYSRTVVKGNIFDYGFASHTVHTKGDSQGESVYENSLSYRRSTPTDKHLVLKNETPLREVFYGAIVNALKNLAILIGLIIAIFGLVYIICII encoded by the coding sequence ATGCCTTATAGAAAACAATCATATAATAGATATTATTCCAAACGAGTAAGTAGGGATGTCAGCCGGGAAAAAACCACAAACACTAGAAGTCTATCCCTAGGAATTGCTGGTGAATTTAAGATTATTGAAGCCAAATCAAGATTAGTGCAGCAAAACGGCAAGTGCTATTATTGCGGGAGAAAGCTAAGCTGGTACACAAGAAACCACAGGGCAGACCACAAAGCTATTGTTGAGCATTATATTCCTTTAAGTAAGGGTGGGAGAAATCACATTTCAAACGTCGTTATTTCGTGTACCTCCTGCAATTTGAGCAAAAGCACTAAGACTGGCTCAGAGTATATGGAAAATCGAAAAAGACTTGGACTTAAATCCTATATGCCTTTCCATTTTTCTGGAAGCTCCGCTGATTTGTACAGCCGGACCGTTGTAAAAGGAAATATATTCGACTACGGTTTTGCGTCACACACTGTGCATACCAAGGGAGATTCACAGGGCGAAAGTGTGTATGAAAATTCTTTAAGTTATAGACGATCGACACCGACGGATAAACATCTTGTTTTAAAGAACGAAACACCTTTGAGAGAGGTGTTTTATGGTGCAATTGTAAATGCTTTAAAAAATCTCGCTATACTCATAGGTCTAATAATAGCAATATTCGGCCTAGTTTACATCATTTGTATTATATAA
- a CDS encoding SIS domain-containing protein, with protein MSLQTAPDPLMLQEARQAPQVIERQQRQNAQAAQHLAAALRERLPPYAVTVARGSSDHACTVLKYALETQLSLPVASLGPSVHTLYGTKLDLRGALLIAVSQSGASPDVVENVKMARAGGAMTVALVNAESSELAHEAEFVLPLCCGEEKAVAATKSYLASLTAFLPVIAELHPDQSLKNALDRLPEVLTRTLNLEQEASDLAERYRFADNLLVLARGLHFGVAQEAALKLKETCGIHAEAYSAAEFSHGPKRLLAEGLPLLGFSSADAARSATLEAYAALVASGADLRTIGPSAGSDLSTPQTGHALTDPVASALAFYLFAGHLALHKGLNPDAPPLLSKVTKTR; from the coding sequence ATGTCACTTCAAACTGCCCCCGACCCCCTGATGCTGCAAGAAGCCCGCCAAGCGCCGCAAGTCATTGAGCGCCAGCAACGCCAAAACGCTCAGGCGGCTCAGCACCTCGCCGCCGCCCTGCGTGAGCGCCTCCCGCCCTACGCCGTGACAGTGGCGCGGGGCAGTTCCGACCACGCCTGCACCGTGCTGAAATACGCGCTGGAAACGCAACTCTCCTTGCCGGTGGCCTCGCTGGGGCCGAGCGTTCACACTTTATACGGCACCAAGCTGGACTTGCGCGGGGCGCTCCTGATTGCCGTCTCGCAGTCGGGGGCCAGCCCAGACGTGGTGGAGAATGTCAAAATGGCCCGCGCAGGCGGCGCGATGACGGTGGCGCTGGTCAATGCAGAGAGCAGCGAACTGGCCCACGAAGCGGAGTTCGTGTTGCCGCTGTGCTGCGGCGAAGAAAAGGCAGTGGCCGCCACCAAAAGTTACCTCGCCAGCCTGACCGCTTTTTTGCCAGTCATCGCCGAATTGCACCCCGATCAGAGCCTCAAGAATGCGCTGGATCGCTTGCCCGAAGTGCTCACCCGGACCCTGAACCTCGAACAAGAAGCCAGCGACCTCGCCGAGCGCTACCGCTTTGCCGACAATTTGTTGGTGTTGGCACGCGGCCTGCATTTCGGGGTGGCGCAGGAAGCGGCGCTCAAGCTCAAGGAAACCTGCGGCATTCACGCCGAAGCCTACAGCGCCGCCGAATTCAGCCACGGCCCCAAGAGACTCTTGGCAGAGGGGCTGCCGCTGCTCGGCTTTTCCTCCGCCGACGCGGCCCGGAGCGCCACTTTGGAAGCCTACGCCGCCCTGGTCGCCAGCGGGGCCGACTTGCGAACCATCGGGCCGTCTGCGGGCAGCGATCTCAGCACGCCGCAAACCGGCCACGCCCTAACCGATCCGGTGGCGAGTGCGCTGGCCTTTTACCTTTTCGCCGGACATCTGGCGCTGCACAAAGGCCTGAACCCCGACGCGCCGCCGCTGCTGAGTAAAGTCACTAAAACGCGGTAA
- the nagA gene encoding N-acetylglucosamine-6-phosphate deacetylase — protein MTQLSGLLVQPSGVQAGRVTFGRQIETLELKDTQQAQPRYILAGFIDTHVHGGGGGDTMDGAEGISTLARFHAQHGTTSLLATTMTNPLPRVLAALEAVRQTVERGVPGGADILGAHLEGPFISPNKLGAQPPQTLLPTPDLVAQVLSSGVIRAVTLAPELPGATEAALTFAAAGVRVGVGHTTADAETVTAFLSAVQAAGGRTAATHLFNAMGGIEGRVPGPAGALLADSQTWLEIILDGVHVHPTSFLLAHAAAAERVMLITDAMRAAGLGDGESELGGQTVIVKSGKAVLKDGRSIAGSVLTLDVALKNALATGLSLPQVSRMLSAAPADSLGLTDRGRLEVGLRADLVVMNERFEVQEVYVGGEQIELAPAS, from the coding sequence ATGACCCAGCTCAGCGGCTTGTTGGTGCAGCCCAGCGGCGTCCAGGCAGGGCGCGTCACTTTTGGCCGGCAGATTGAAACACTCGAATTGAAAGACACTCAACAGGCCCAGCCGCGCTACATTCTGGCGGGATTTATCGACACCCACGTTCACGGCGGCGGTGGCGGCGACACCATGGACGGCGCGGAAGGGATCAGCACGCTGGCCCGCTTTCACGCTCAGCACGGCACCACTTCGCTGCTGGCCACCACCATGACCAACCCACTTCCCAGAGTGCTGGCCGCACTGGAAGCAGTGCGCCAAACGGTGGAACGCGGCGTCCCCGGCGGCGCGGATATTCTGGGCGCACACCTCGAAGGCCCCTTCATCAGCCCAAATAAGCTGGGAGCGCAGCCGCCGCAAACCTTGCTGCCCACCCCCGATCTGGTGGCGCAGGTGCTCTCGTCTGGCGTCATCCGCGCCGTGACCCTTGCGCCGGAGTTGCCGGGCGCGACAGAGGCGGCGCTGACTTTCGCGGCGGCGGGCGTGCGGGTGGGTGTGGGTCACACCACCGCCGACGCCGAAACGGTCACGGCTTTTCTGAGCGCGGTGCAGGCAGCAGGTGGACGAACCGCCGCCACCCATTTATTCAACGCGATGGGCGGCATCGAAGGGCGCGTGCCGGGGCCAGCCGGAGCTTTACTTGCCGATTCGCAGACTTGGCTGGAAATCATTCTGGACGGGGTTCACGTGCATCCCACCAGTTTTTTGCTGGCCCACGCCGCCGCCGCCGAGCGGGTCATGCTGATTACCGACGCCATGCGGGCCGCCGGACTCGGTGACGGAGAAAGCGAACTCGGCGGGCAAACAGTCATCGTCAAAAGCGGTAAAGCGGTGCTCAAAGACGGGCGCAGCATCGCGGGCAGCGTCTTGACCTTGGATGTGGCCCTCAAAAACGCGCTGGCAACGGGCCTGAGCTTGCCGCAGGTCAGCCGAATGCTCAGCGCCGCCCCCGCCGATTCGCTCGGCCTGACCGACCGTGGCCGCTTGGAAGTGGGTCTGCGGGCCGATCTGGTGGTCATGAATGAGCGGTTTGAAGTACAAGAAGTGTATGTAGGCGGTGAGCAGATAGAGTTGGCCCCCGCAAGCTAA
- a CDS encoding phosphatidylglycerol lysyltransferase domain-containing protein, with the protein MLTRFRQPQSQALLPAPAFQGRPACPAPNAEVRWQWHQQFGYNPSSLGALSAEIFEQLGIAGGLPYHAAGRVWIGTGDPLCEPEEQTELLRAFVAQARRAGKVAILLPVTARLAAVAAPLGFTAVCLGATPYLELQSWSPAGNSGKMLRGNLNAARRLGVKLESAPLDGTELTPAFRAECAALMGAWQTSRRAGTPLSWVFELDPFGWSAGKRYFLARDAGGQAVVFLAASPLPARGGWYLEDLIRHPNAPSGAAAALTAYALAQLRESGASLATLGAVPLCLPRRPEPQAASSAVLETLLYAARPLLSRWYNFDGLRQFKNQFRPSFWENEYLLLPSKSALPSAALGLLRATLPGGLRTLG; encoded by the coding sequence ATGCTGACCCGCTTTCGTCAACCCCAGTCCCAGGCGCTGCTGCCCGCTCCGGCGTTTCAGGGTCGGCCCGCCTGCCCCGCGCCAAACGCCGAAGTGCGCTGGCAGTGGCATCAGCAGTTTGGGTACAACCCCTCCTCGCTGGGAGCGCTGAGCGCCGAAATTTTTGAGCAGTTAGGAATTGCGGGCGGCTTGCCGTATCACGCCGCGGGGCGGGTCTGGATCGGCACAGGTGATCCGCTGTGTGAGCCCGAAGAGCAAACGGAGCTGCTCAGGGCCTTCGTGGCGCAGGCGCGGCGAGCGGGTAAGGTGGCGATTTTGCTGCCGGTCACGGCGCGGCTGGCGGCGGTGGCTGCGCCGCTGGGGTTCACGGCGGTCTGCCTTGGGGCCACGCCTTACCTCGAGTTGCAAAGCTGGTCGCCGGCGGGCAACAGCGGCAAAATGCTGCGCGGCAACCTCAACGCGGCGCGGCGGCTGGGTGTTAAGTTGGAGAGCGCTCCCTTAGACGGCACTGAACTGACGCCCGCTTTCCGCGCCGAGTGCGCCGCCCTGATGGGGGCCTGGCAAACCAGCCGGCGTGCCGGAACACCGCTGAGCTGGGTGTTTGAACTCGATCCATTCGGGTGGTCGGCGGGCAAGCGCTACTTTCTGGCGCGGGACGCCGGCGGGCAAGCGGTGGTTTTCTTAGCGGCCAGTCCGCTGCCGGCGCGGGGCGGCTGGTATCTGGAAGACCTCATTCGCCACCCCAACGCGCCCAGCGGCGCGGCAGCGGCCTTGACGGCTTACGCTTTGGCCCAACTCCGGGAAAGCGGCGCGTCCCTCGCTACGCTGGGAGCCGTGCCGCTGTGCTTGCCGCGCCGCCCGGAACCGCAGGCCGCTTCCTCTGCCGTTTTGGAAACGCTGCTCTATGCTGCCCGCCCGCTGCTCTCGCGCTGGTATAACTTCGACGGCCTGCGCCAATTCAAAAACCAGTTTCGGCCTAGCTTCTGGGAAAATGAATATCTGCTGCTGCCCAGCAAGTCGGCCCTGCCCAGCGCGGCGCTCGGCTTGCTGCGGGCCACCTTGCCGGGCGGCCTGAGAACTTTGGGATAA
- a CDS encoding polyphosphate kinase 2 family protein, giving the protein MDISRYRVDGKKLKLSDLPTDETKKLDRGKIEQETADIGAQLTGLQDRLYAESQQSLLVVLQARDAGGKDGTVKHVFEPVNPQGIIVTSFKVPNEEDLKHDFLWRIHPHTPSAGMIAVFNRSHYEDVLVTRVHKLIDDKTAQQRFEHIRHFEALLGSRGTRILKLYLHISPEEQRQRLQARLDDPRKNWKFNPGDLKERALWDDYTAAYEDALSATSTDAAPWYVIPADQKWYRNRVISQLLLETLEDMNPQYPKSEFDLTNVAVGKL; this is encoded by the coding sequence ATGGATATTTCACGCTACCGGGTAGACGGCAAAAAACTCAAGCTCAGCGACCTGCCGACTGACGAAACCAAGAAACTGGACCGGGGCAAAATCGAGCAGGAAACAGCCGACATCGGCGCACAGCTCACCGGCCTGCAAGACCGCTTGTATGCCGAGAGCCAGCAAAGCCTCTTGGTGGTGCTGCAAGCACGGGACGCAGGCGGCAAAGACGGCACCGTCAAGCACGTCTTCGAGCCGGTCAATCCGCAGGGCATCATCGTCACCAGTTTCAAGGTGCCCAACGAAGAAGACCTCAAGCACGACTTTTTGTGGCGTATTCACCCGCACACGCCCTCCGCTGGCATGATCGCCGTGTTCAACCGCTCGCACTACGAAGACGTGTTGGTGACGCGGGTTCATAAGCTCATCGACGACAAAACCGCCCAGCAGCGCTTCGAACATATCCGGCATTTTGAAGCGCTACTGGGCAGCAGGGGCACCCGCATTCTCAAGCTGTACCTCCACATCAGCCCCGAAGAGCAGCGTCAGCGGCTACAGGCCCGCTTAGACGATCCCCGCAAGAACTGGAAATTTAACCCCGGCGACCTCAAGGAGCGGGCGCTGTGGGACGATTACACCGCCGCCTACGAGGACGCCCTGAGCGCCACCAGTACGGACGCCGCGCCGTGGTACGTCATTCCCGCCGACCAAAAGTGGTACCGCAACCGGGTCATCTCGCAACTGCTGCTTGAAACGCTGGAAGACATGAACCCGCAGTACCCAAAATCGGAATTTGATTTGACGAATGTGGCGGTGGGCAAACTCTAG
- a CDS encoding alpha/beta fold hydrolase, giving the protein MIVRLITTNLALTLISSALAGGAGAPPAKPTFREVPCGAALPADRCGYVKMPLDHAQPRGKQIELFVAVSRANVSGTTLKAVPDPLFYLEGGPGGSSSDSVPALGAAFKNRDLVGIDQRGVGRSLPALNCPQINALSSRDDLKSSQATALYLSATITCGQKLRADRVALENFNTTQAALDIDWVRRALGYDQINVYGASYGTRLAQELLRRAPGHLRAVILDSVIAPTIDRPAQTPLAVQTAFKRVLKACALDADCNAKYPNLEATYRATLKQLDAKPLMIKMKDGGELDSFALQGLILGSMYFPQGLSEIPSLIVAARDGDTEIIKASFAVKLSEGLSDSLAWGAFYSNECSGEVAYSTPAKLRTGLNAAPEFAKALGLVAGVSSQDIFTVCQKWKLTAPAALENEAVTSNVPILLLAGEFDPVTPPEWLPAASAKFTRSYSVVISGAAHGSGLTTACGYGIVTQFLQNPKQAPDTACAGLNKIIFR; this is encoded by the coding sequence ATGATTGTTCGCCTGATCACGACGAATTTGGCGCTGACCCTGATCTCTTCAGCATTGGCAGGCGGTGCGGGTGCGCCTCCCGCCAAGCCCACCTTCCGGGAAGTGCCCTGCGGCGCGGCGTTGCCTGCCGACCGCTGCGGGTATGTCAAGATGCCACTCGACCACGCTCAGCCGCGCGGAAAACAGATCGAACTGTTCGTGGCGGTGAGCCGGGCCAACGTGAGTGGTACAACGCTCAAAGCTGTTCCCGATCCACTGTTTTATCTGGAAGGTGGCCCGGGTGGTTCGAGCAGCGATTCGGTACCTGCCCTCGGTGCCGCCTTCAAAAACCGCGATCTGGTGGGCATCGACCAGCGCGGTGTGGGCCGCAGTTTGCCCGCCCTCAATTGCCCTCAGATCAACGCCCTGAGCAGCCGCGACGATCTCAAATCCAGCCAAGCTACCGCGCTGTACTTGAGCGCGACCATCACTTGCGGCCAGAAACTCCGCGCTGACAGAGTAGCCCTCGAGAACTTCAACACCACCCAAGCGGCTTTAGATATTGACTGGGTGCGCCGAGCGCTGGGTTACGACCAGATCAATGTTTACGGCGCGTCGTATGGCACGCGGCTGGCCCAAGAACTGCTGCGCCGCGCTCCAGGGCACCTGCGGGCAGTGATCCTCGACAGCGTGATTGCGCCGACGATTGACCGGCCCGCCCAGACTCCGCTGGCAGTTCAAACCGCCTTCAAAAGGGTGCTGAAGGCCTGTGCGCTGGACGCGGACTGCAACGCCAAATATCCCAACCTTGAAGCCACTTACCGCGCCACTCTCAAGCAACTTGACGCTAAACCGCTGATGATCAAGATGAAAGATGGCGGCGAGTTGGACAGCTTTGCTCTGCAAGGTCTGATACTGGGTTCGATGTATTTTCCGCAGGGTCTTAGCGAAATTCCCAGTTTGATCGTGGCAGCCAGGGACGGGGACACCGAGATCATCAAGGCTTCCTTTGCCGTCAAACTCTCTGAAGGGCTCAGCGACAGCTTGGCGTGGGGAGCTTTCTACAGTAACGAATGCAGCGGGGAAGTGGCTTACAGCACGCCCGCCAAGTTGCGGACAGGCCTCAACGCTGCGCCGGAGTTTGCCAAAGCGCTGGGCCTGGTGGCCGGCGTCAGCAGCCAGGACATCTTCACTGTCTGCCAGAAGTGGAAGCTGACCGCACCCGCCGCGTTGGAAAACGAAGCGGTCACTTCCAACGTGCCGATTTTGCTGCTGGCCGGCGAGTTTGACCCGGTGACGCCGCCCGAGTGGTTGCCCGCCGCTTCAGCCAAGTTCACGCGGTCATATTCGGTAGTGATCAGCGGCGCGGCGCACGGTTCCGGCCTAACCACAGCGTGCGGCTACGGCATCGTCACTCAGTTTCTGCAAAACCCCAAGCAAGCGCCCGACACCGCCTGCGCGGGGCTGAATAAAATTATCTTCCGCTAA
- the typA gene encoding translational GTPase TypA, with amino-acid sequence MEYRNIAIIAHVDHGKTTLVDGLLKQTLKLKHGEEIAERAMDSNDLEKERGITILAKNTAVEYKGVKINIVDTPGHADFGGEVERVLGMVDGALVLVDAAEGPMPQTRFVLRKAIELGLKIVVVINKIDRQDARIEEVVNLTFDLMAELGASDDQLDFPILYAVARDGKAYKDLDSPQEDMHELFEMVLEYIPPPPVELDEPFQMLVTNLDYSEYLGRIVLGRVQRGQVKKGEYVQLMHKDGTMTKCKIIQPFTHFGLNRIEADVVGAGDIVALSGLEDAQIGETVADLADPVALPIITVDEPTVSMTFQPNNGPFAGREGKYVTSRHLNDRLKKEVMTNVSLKVEELRPDEFVVSGRGELHLSILLETMRREGYELQVGAPQVITRMVDGEKSEPIEHLVVDVPEYHSSTVIGAITSRKGQLVNMEPQGNRTRVEFKIPSRALFGFRTQFLSMTQGEGIMSHIFDGYAPWAGELKTRQNGSLVAMEAGNAFAYSIWKLQDRGNFFIVPATEVYVGMIVGENAREKDMDVNVTKNKKLTNVRSSGADDALSLTPIKKLTLEDALEYIGDDELVEITPKSIRLRKKILEPNMRK; translated from the coding sequence ATGGAATACCGCAACATCGCGATTATCGCGCACGTCGATCACGGCAAGACCACCCTCGTGGACGGCCTGCTCAAGCAAACACTCAAGCTCAAGCACGGCGAAGAAATTGCCGAGCGGGCGATGGACTCCAACGACCTTGAAAAAGAGCGCGGCATTACTATTCTGGCCAAGAACACCGCCGTCGAGTACAAAGGCGTCAAGATCAACATCGTGGACACCCCCGGACACGCCGATTTCGGCGGTGAGGTCGAGCGTGTCCTCGGCATGGTCGACGGCGCACTGGTGCTGGTCGACGCTGCCGAAGGCCCGATGCCCCAGACCCGCTTCGTGCTGCGCAAGGCCATTGAGCTGGGCCTGAAGATCGTGGTGGTCATCAACAAGATCGACCGCCAGGACGCCCGCATCGAAGAAGTCGTCAACCTGACGTTTGACTTGATGGCTGAACTCGGCGCGAGCGACGATCAGCTCGACTTCCCGATTTTGTACGCCGTGGCCCGTGACGGCAAGGCCTACAAAGACCTCGACAGCCCCCAAGAAGACATGCACGAACTGTTCGAGATGGTGCTGGAGTACATTCCCCCACCACCCGTCGAGCTCGACGAGCCGTTCCAGATGCTGGTGACCAACCTCGATTACTCCGAGTACCTGGGCCGCATCGTGCTGGGCCGGGTACAGCGCGGACAGGTCAAGAAGGGTGAGTACGTGCAGTTGATGCACAAAGACGGCACCATGACCAAGTGCAAAATCATCCAGCCGTTTACCCACTTCGGCCTCAACCGCATCGAGGCTGACGTGGTGGGCGCGGGCGACATCGTGGCGCTCTCCGGCCTGGAGGACGCCCAGATCGGTGAAACGGTGGCCGATCTGGCCGATCCCGTGGCCCTGCCGATCATCACCGTGGACGAACCCACCGTCAGCATGACCTTCCAGCCCAACAACGGCCCGTTTGCCGGGCGCGAGGGCAAGTACGTCACCTCGCGCCACCTGAATGACCGCCTGAAAAAGGAAGTCATGACCAACGTGTCGCTCAAGGTCGAGGAACTGCGCCCCGACGAATTCGTAGTCAGCGGGCGCGGCGAGCTGCACCTCTCGATTCTGCTCGAAACCATGCGCCGCGAGGGCTACGAGCTTCAGGTCGGTGCACCGCAGGTGATCACCCGGATGGTCGACGGTGAGAAGTCCGAGCCGATTGAGCATCTGGTCGTGGACGTGCCTGAGTATCACTCCAGCACCGTCATCGGCGCGATCACCAGCCGCAAAGGGCAACTGGTCAATATGGAGCCGCAGGGCAACCGGACCCGCGTGGAGTTCAAGATTCCCAGCCGCGCCCTGTTCGGCTTCCGCACCCAGTTCCTGAGCATGACCCAGGGCGAGGGCATCATGAGCCACATCTTCGACGGCTACGCGCCGTGGGCCGGTGAACTCAAGACCCGCCAGAACGGTTCACTGGTGGCGATGGAAGCGGGCAACGCCTTTGCCTACTCGATCTGGAAACTGCAAGACCGTGGCAACTTCTTTATCGTGCCCGCCACCGAAGTCTACGTAGGTATGATCGTCGGTGAAAACGCCCGTGAGAAAGACATGGACGTCAACGTCACCAAGAACAAGAAGCTGACCAACGTGCGCTCCAGCGGCGCGGATGACGCTCTCAGCCTGACGCCCATCAAGAAGCTGACGCTCGAAGACGCCCTGGAATACATCGGCGACGACGAACTGGTGGAAATTACGCCCAAGAGCATCCGCCTTCGCAAGAAGATTCTCGAACCCAATATGCGGAAGTAA